Proteins found in one Salvelinus alpinus chromosome 11, SLU_Salpinus.1, whole genome shotgun sequence genomic segment:
- the LOC139534165 gene encoding interferon-related developmental regulator 1-like codes for MPRSKKRSSRGGAHGAVQPFSDEDASIETLSHCSSFSDAMSVADEGGEAAEETAQEDLQYKLNVFIDSTVDKSAKTRQGALDGLKAAMATRILYEFISDRRMTITDSIERCLKKGKGQEQCAAASLACLLCIQLGSGVESEEVFKTLKPIFKNILLDGAANIQTRQACATSLGLCTLVVEDDILDVYATMASFESLFMRSYVKEDGSRPSLNPQTTLLHTNALLSWALLLTICTGSQVKAVTRKHLPKLPRLLENDDVNMRIAAGETIALLFELARDMDPAFEYDDWEPLCEKLNSLATDCNKHRAKTDKRKQRSVFRDVLKSVEERDFQTETIRFSTERMTIDSWVRKRTYDAFREFVGSGMNYHLQANEFIRDVFELGPPMLVDAATLKSMKISRFERHLYNAAAFKARTKARNKFRDKRVDVGEF; via the exons ATGCCAAGGTCCAAGAAGAGGAGTTCCAGGG GGGGGGCTCATGGAGCTGTGCAACCTTTCAGCGATGAGGATGCCTCCATCGAGACCCTCAGCCACTGCAGCAGCTTCAGTGATGCCATGAGTGTGGCAGACGAAG GAGGGGAGGCAGCTGAGGAGACAGCCCAGGAAGATTTACAGTACAAGCTGAATGTTTTCATTGACAGCACTGTGGATAAGAG TGCCAAGACCAGACAAGGAGCTCTGGACGGGCTGAAGGCTGCCATGGCAACTAGGATCCTGTACGAGTTCATTTCAGACAGGAGGATGACCATCACCGACAGCATTGAGCGCTGTCTCAAGAAAG GTAAAGGACAGGAGCAGTGTGCAGCAGCCTCCCTGGCCTGTCTGCTGTGTATTCAGCTGGGCTCAGGCGTTGAGAGCGAGGAGGTGTTCAAGACCCTCAAACCCATTTTCAAGAACATTCTGTTGGATGGAGCGGCCAACATCCAAACCAGACAAGCG TGCGCAACAAGTTTGGGCCTGTGCACTCTCGTGGTGGAAGATGACATCCTG GATGTGTATGCTACCATGGCGAGCTTTGAGAGTTTGTTCATGCGTTCCTATGTGAAGGAGGATGGGAGTCGCCCCTCTCTCAACCCCCAGACCACCCTGCTCCACACCAATGCCCTCCTCTCCTGGGCCCTGCTGCTCACAATCTGCACAGGCAGCCAGGTCAAAGCAGTCACACGCAA GCACCTGCCCAAACTACCCCGGTTGTTGGAGAATGACGACGTCAACATGAGGATAGCAGCGGGAGAGACCATCGCTCTGCTGTTTGAGCTGGCTAGGGACATGGACCCT GCGTTTGAGTATGATGACTGGGAGCCCCTCTGTGAAAAGCTGAACTCTCTGGCCACCGACTGCAACAAACACCGTGCCAAGACTGACAAGAGGAAGCAGAGGTCTGTGTTCAGGGATGTGCTCAAGTCTGTGGAG gaGAGGGACTTTCAGACTGAGACAATCCGCTTCAGCACCGAGCGCATGACCATCGACAGCTGGGTGAGGAAGAGGACATACGATGCCTTCAGGGAGTTTGTGGGCTCTGGTATGAACTACCACCTACAGGCCAATGAGTTCATTCGTGATGTGTTTGAACTGGGACCACCCATGTTGGTTGACGCGGCCACACTGAAGTCCATGAAAATCTCCCGCTTCGAAAGG CATCTCTACAACGCAGCTGCGTTCAAGGCTCGGACAAAGGCCAGGAACAAGTTCAGAGACAAGAGGGTTGACGTCGGGGAGTTTTAA